A single region of the Changchengzhania lutea genome encodes:
- the mrdA gene encoding penicillin-binding protein 2, with protein MRQFLLFITIILVGLLFLSRLFYLQVYSPNTQSLFEDNAIRKVYDYPKRGFVYDRNGELLVANQPSYDVMVIPREVKALDTLEFCSLLHIDKEQFLKQYNKARHYSPRLPSVFVSHLSKEDYAVLQEKMRKFEGFYIQKRSLREYQTSIGANVLGFIAEVNQATVDKNAYYKRGDLIGKQGVELSYEKELRGTKGIKFIQKDRFNRNIGPYKDGKFDTIPVQGKDITITIDAELQAYGELLMQNKRGGIVAIEPATGEILTLVSAPTYNPNLLVGRKRSKNYTKLYTDTISTPLIDRGLLRMHEPGSPFKALIALTALQENAITPNTTVFCTGAYHYGGRKPMGCHCGGGKRNLNLGIAKSCNSYFANAFRKTIDKDGDAYTAMNTWSDHIKSFGLGDFLGYDLPIGKKGNIPDGDYYNKWYPDFRWGATTIISNAIGQGEVLVTPIQLANMTAAIANRGHYYTPHIIKTIENQKLDLKYTTPKYTSIDKQHFEPVVQGLYDVYNKGTAHFLQVPGIEICGKTGTAENFTKIDSVRTQLTDHSIFIAFAPKDNPKIAIAVFVENGYYGARWAGRITSLMIEKYIKGEVSLKYMEKLVMEKSLEEEYAKPYSGEPFRINY; from the coding sequence ATGAGACAATTTTTACTTTTCATAACTATTATTCTTGTTGGTCTTTTGTTTTTATCAAGACTATTTTACTTGCAAGTCTATTCTCCAAACACCCAGAGTTTGTTTGAAGACAATGCTATTAGAAAAGTATATGATTACCCGAAGCGCGGCTTTGTTTATGACAGAAATGGTGAGCTTCTAGTAGCAAACCAACCTTCCTATGATGTCATGGTCATTCCTCGTGAAGTCAAAGCCCTAGACACTTTAGAGTTTTGCTCCCTGTTGCATATTGACAAAGAACAGTTCTTAAAACAATATAATAAAGCCAGACATTATTCTCCGCGATTACCCTCCGTTTTTGTATCGCATCTTTCTAAGGAAGATTATGCTGTGCTTCAGGAAAAAATGCGGAAGTTCGAAGGGTTTTATATCCAGAAACGTTCTTTAAGGGAATACCAAACTTCAATTGGTGCAAATGTTTTAGGTTTTATTGCCGAAGTTAATCAAGCCACGGTTGATAAAAATGCCTATTATAAAAGAGGAGATCTTATCGGAAAACAAGGGGTAGAACTCTCTTACGAAAAGGAATTGAGAGGCACTAAAGGCATTAAATTTATACAAAAAGATAGATTCAATAGAAATATTGGGCCCTATAAAGACGGAAAGTTTGATACCATTCCAGTTCAAGGAAAAGATATTACTATTACCATTGATGCAGAATTACAGGCCTATGGTGAACTTTTAATGCAAAATAAACGCGGTGGAATTGTTGCCATAGAACCAGCTACGGGTGAAATTTTAACATTAGTATCCGCACCCACATACAATCCTAATTTACTGGTGGGCAGAAAGCGATCTAAAAACTATACAAAACTTTATACTGACACCATTAGCACACCACTTATTGATAGAGGTCTTTTGAGAATGCATGAACCTGGGTCACCTTTTAAAGCCTTAATTGCTTTAACAGCCCTTCAAGAAAATGCCATTACACCTAACACAACCGTTTTTTGTACAGGAGCCTATCATTATGGAGGAAGAAAACCGATGGGTTGCCACTGCGGTGGCGGAAAGCGTAATTTAAACTTGGGGATTGCAAAATCATGTAACTCCTATTTTGCAAACGCCTTTAGGAAAACTATTGATAAAGATGGAGACGCCTATACCGCCATGAATACATGGAGCGATCATATTAAAAGTTTCGGTCTAGGTGATTTTTTAGGTTATGATTTGCCTATTGGAAAAAAAGGCAATATCCCAGATGGCGATTATTATAACAAATGGTATCCAGATTTTAGATGGGGGGCAACCACCATAATCTCCAATGCTATTGGCCAAGGTGAAGTTCTTGTGACCCCAATTCAATTGGCAAATATGACCGCGGCTATCGCAAATCGAGGACATTACTATACACCCCATATTATTAAAACTATTGAAAACCAAAAACTAGATTTAAAATATACAACACCTAAATATACCAGCATAGACAAACAACATTTTGAACCAGTAGTCCAAGGCCTTTATGATGTTTATAACAAAGGAACGGCTCATTTTTTACAAGTTCCTGGAATAGAAATTTGTGGAAAAACTGGTACGGCTGAAAATTTTACTAAAATTGACAGTGTGAGAACGCAACTTACAGATCATTCTATATTTATAGCTTTTGCTCCAAAGGACAATCCTAAGATAGCCATTGCCGTTTTTGTTGAAAACGGGTATTATGGTGCACGTTGGGCAGGTAGGATTACCAGTTTGATGATTGAAAAATACATTAAAGGAGAGGTATCCTTAAAGTATATGGAAAAGTTAGTTATGGAGAAAAGTTTGGAAGAAGAATACGCAAAACCTTATTCTGGAGAACCTTTTAGAATCAATTATTAA
- a CDS encoding rod shape-determining protein MreD: MNNIISIHTIRFFFLLLFQVLIFNHINFLGYINPYIYILFIILFPIKNDRSTFLILSFLLGLAIDMFQDSGGMHAAASVSIAYARPVILRFAFGVQYENQTVKFHNLEFGSKLTYFTILTLLHHLVLFSLEIFNMSRIILVLQKTLFSGIFTILLCILLTTIFSKKKR; the protein is encoded by the coding sequence ATGAATAACATTATCTCTATACATACCATTCGATTTTTTTTTCTACTGCTTTTTCAAGTACTCATATTCAACCATATTAACTTTTTGGGTTATATCAACCCATATATTTACATCCTTTTTATCATTCTTTTTCCCATCAAGAATGACCGTTCAACGTTTCTGATCTTGAGTTTTTTATTAGGATTAGCTATTGATATGTTTCAGGATTCTGGAGGGATGCACGCCGCCGCATCCGTTAGTATAGCTTACGCAAGACCTGTTATTCTTAGATTTGCATTTGGAGTTCAATATGAAAACCAGACCGTAAAGTTCCATAATTTAGAATTCGGATCTAAACTGACCTATTTCACCATATTAACCCTATTGCATCATCTTGTCCTATTTTCTTTAGAAATTTTTAATATGTCTAGGATAATTTTAGTGTTACAAAAAACGTTATTTTCAGGTATATTCACTATTTTACTTTGTATACTACTAACTACTATTTTTAGTAAGAAAAAACGATGA
- the mreC gene encoding rod shape-determining protein MreC, which produces MQQIINFIIRNKSFLLFLLLFSLGVFFTIQSHSYHKSKFINSANFLSGGIYNSLNGFTSYFSLKSQNEMLSEENKRLKAIVYNSGRDQDSTYIDTASYGENYQFSTAKIIRNSYSASANILLINKGRHDSINEDFGVITSKGIVGIINNVSNNYATVISVLNTTSKISAQLQKTNHFGTLTWDGNSTAYAQLTDIPKIAPLKTGDTIVTSGRSSIFPKGIPVGTVANFNLGEAENYYTINLKLFNDMTNLEHIQIIENKNSPEINTLLNE; this is translated from the coding sequence ATGCAACAGATTATTAATTTCATAATAAGAAACAAATCTTTTTTGTTGTTCTTGTTGCTATTTTCTTTGGGTGTTTTTTTTACCATTCAGTCGCATTCCTACCATAAAAGTAAATTTATCAATTCGGCTAATTTTTTAAGTGGTGGCATTTACAATTCCTTAAATGGTTTTACATCATATTTTAGTTTAAAATCTCAAAACGAGATGCTTTCCGAAGAAAACAAGCGCTTAAAGGCCATCGTATATAATTCTGGACGTGACCAAGATTCTACTTATATCGATACAGCTTCCTATGGCGAAAATTATCAGTTTAGCACTGCTAAAATTATTAGGAATAGTTACAGTGCCTCAGCCAATATTTTACTTATAAACAAAGGGCGTCATGATAGTATAAATGAAGATTTTGGTGTTATTACCAGCAAAGGCATTGTTGGTATTATCAATAACGTAAGTAATAATTACGCAACGGTAATTTCTGTTTTAAATACAACCAGTAAGATTAGTGCACAGTTACAAAAAACAAACCATTTTGGTACGCTCACATGGGATGGCAACAGTACGGCATATGCACAATTAACAGATATTCCTAAAATAGCACCCCTAAAAACTGGAGATACTATTGTTACTTCTGGCCGATCTTCCATATTTCCTAAAGGTATTCCAGTAGGTACTGTGGCTAATTTTAATTTAGGTGAAGCCGAAAATTACTACACCATTAATTTAAAGCTTTTTAATGATATGACTAATTTGGAGCACATTCAAATTATTGAAAACAAAAATAGTCCAGAGATAAATACTTTATTGAATGAATAA
- a CDS encoding rod shape-determining protein gives MGFFDFLTEDIAIDLGTANTLIIHNDKVVVDAPSIVARDRVSGKIIAVGQEASLMQGKTHENIKTIRPLKDGVIADFDASEQMISMFIRNIPALKKKFFTPALRMVICIPSGITEVEMRAVKESAERVNGKEVYLIHEPMAAAIGIGVDIMQPKGNMVVDIGGGTTEIAVIALGGIVCDKSVKIAGDVFTNDIVYYMRTQHNLYVGERTAEKIKIQIGAATEDLELPPEDMSVQGRDLLTGKPKQVQISYREIAKALDKSILRIEDAVMETLSQTPPELAADIYNTGIYLAGGGSMLRGLDKRLSQKTDLPVYIAEDPLRAVVRGTGITLKNLPKYKSVLIK, from the coding sequence ATGGGATTTTTTGACTTCCTGACAGAAGATATTGCAATAGATTTAGGTACTGCCAATACGCTTATTATTCACAATGACAAGGTCGTTGTTGATGCGCCTTCTATAGTTGCTAGAGATAGGGTCTCTGGCAAAATTATTGCCGTTGGTCAAGAAGCCAGTTTAATGCAAGGAAAAACCCATGAGAACATCAAAACCATTCGCCCGTTAAAGGACGGTGTTATTGCAGATTTCGATGCTTCAGAGCAGATGATAAGTATGTTCATTAGAAACATTCCCGCATTAAAAAAGAAGTTTTTTACACCAGCTTTACGCATGGTCATTTGTATTCCTTCAGGGATTACAGAGGTGGAGATGCGTGCTGTTAAGGAAAGTGCAGAACGTGTTAATGGTAAAGAAGTGTACTTAATACATGAACCTATGGCTGCGGCCATTGGTATTGGTGTAGATATTATGCAACCCAAAGGAAACATGGTCGTGGATATAGGTGGTGGTACAACTGAAATTGCAGTCATTGCGCTTGGTGGCATTGTCTGTGATAAATCTGTTAAAATTGCGGGAGACGTATTTACTAACGATATTGTTTATTACATGCGTACCCAACACAATTTATATGTTGGTGAACGTACTGCTGAAAAGATAAAAATCCAAATTGGTGCTGCTACTGAAGATTTAGAATTACCTCCAGAAGACATGAGTGTTCAAGGGCGTGATTTACTAACAGGAAAACCAAAACAAGTTCAAATCTCATATAGAGAAATAGCAAAGGCATTAGATAAATCGATTCTTCGTATTGAAGATGCGGTTATGGAAACGCTTTCACAAACGCCTCCAGAATTAGCTGCCGATATCTATAATACCGGTATTTATTTAGCAGGTGGTGGGTCTATGTTACGCGGACTGGATAAACGATTATCCCAAAAAACAGACTTGCCGGTTTATATTGCAGAAGACCCATTAAGAGCCGTTGTTAGAGGTACAGGAATTACACTTAAAAACCTACCTAAATACAAGAGTGTATTGATTAAGTAA
- the purH gene encoding bifunctional phosphoribosylaminoimidazolecarboxamide formyltransferase/IMP cyclohydrolase — MSNQKTIKSALISVFSKNGLEPIVQKLNEQGVTIYSTGGTQKFINDLGINVVPVEDVTSYPSILGGRVKTLHPKVFGGILNRQNHAGDVAELESYDIPQIDVVIVDLYPFEKTVASGASEQDIIEKIDIGGISLIRAAAKNYADVICVSSVDDYAEFLELISENNGSISEEDRKRFAGKAFNVSSHYDTAIFNYFNQNHDEAVLKISETNGKVLRYGENPHQKGFFFGNFDKLFTKLHGKELSYNNLLDVDAAVNLMLEFKNDAPTFAILKHNNACGLAQRDSLHQAYVDALAGDPVSAFGGVLISNKEIDLDTAEEIHKLFCEVVIAPSFAAEALEVLKGKKNRILLEIHDVEMPKTNIRSCLNGVLVQDRNTITDTAKGLKHVTNNKPTQNELDDLIFASKICKHTKSNTIVLAKNKQLCASGTGQTSRVDALNQAIHKAQSFTFDLEGAVMASDAFFPFPDCVEIAKNAGISAVIQPGGSIKDQLSIDFCNANNLSMVMTGTRHFKH; from the coding sequence ATGAGCAACCAAAAAACAATTAAATCGGCTTTAATTTCGGTTTTTAGCAAAAACGGTTTAGAACCTATTGTACAAAAATTAAATGAACAAGGAGTGACCATTTATTCTACAGGCGGAACTCAAAAATTCATTAATGATTTAGGTATCAATGTTGTCCCTGTTGAAGATGTGACCTCCTATCCGTCTATTTTAGGTGGCCGTGTAAAAACACTGCACCCTAAAGTATTTGGTGGCATTTTAAATAGACAAAATCATGCTGGTGATGTAGCCGAGTTAGAATCTTATGACATTCCACAAATTGACGTGGTTATTGTAGATTTATACCCCTTTGAAAAAACGGTAGCTTCTGGTGCTAGTGAACAAGATATTATTGAAAAAATAGATATTGGTGGTATATCGTTAATTCGTGCTGCTGCTAAAAATTATGCTGATGTGATTTGTGTGTCCTCAGTTGATGATTACGCTGAATTTTTAGAGCTTATTTCTGAAAACAACGGAAGTATTTCTGAAGAAGACAGAAAACGTTTTGCTGGAAAAGCTTTTAACGTATCTTCACATTATGACACAGCTATTTTTAATTACTTTAATCAAAATCATGATGAAGCTGTATTAAAGATTAGCGAGACTAATGGAAAGGTTTTACGGTATGGCGAAAACCCTCACCAAAAAGGATTTTTCTTCGGAAATTTCGATAAACTCTTTACAAAACTTCATGGAAAGGAATTAAGTTACAATAACCTTTTAGATGTTGATGCTGCGGTAAACCTCATGTTAGAATTTAAAAATGACGCGCCTACTTTTGCTATTTTAAAACATAATAACGCCTGTGGTTTAGCACAACGTGACTCGCTTCATCAAGCCTATGTTGATGCCCTAGCAGGCGACCCTGTTTCAGCTTTTGGCGGGGTTTTAATTAGCAACAAAGAAATTGATTTAGATACCGCTGAAGAGATTCATAAATTATTCTGTGAAGTGGTTATTGCACCTTCATTTGCTGCCGAAGCTTTAGAAGTTTTAAAAGGCAAAAAGAACAGAATTTTACTTGAAATTCATGACGTTGAAATGCCTAAAACCAATATAAGAAGTTGTTTAAATGGTGTTTTAGTACAAGACAGAAATACTATTACAGATACGGCTAAAGGTTTAAAACATGTAACAAACAATAAACCAACACAAAATGAGTTAGATGACTTAATCTTTGCTTCAAAAATTTGCAAGCACACCAAATCGAACACCATCGTTTTAGCAAAAAACAAACAATTATGCGCTAGCGGAACAGGACAAACCAGTCGTGTTGATGCTTTAAATCAAGCCATCCATAAAGCACAATCCTTTACATTTGATTTAGAAGGAGCAGTTATGGCAAGTGATGCTTTTTTTCCGTTCCCAGACTGTGTTGAAATTGCAAAAAATGCAGGAATTTCGGCAGTCATTCAACCGGGTGGCTCTATTAAAGATCAGCTTAGTATTGATTTTTGCAATGCCAATAACTTGAGCATGGTTATGACTGGAACACGTCATTTTAAACATTAA
- a CDS encoding GAF domain-containing protein yields the protein MTFEPLRTQVNSIMKNSKSVDARLLEICELLESNIPYYNWVGFYFKNGDKNELKLGPYVGEPTDHTIIPFGKGICGQVALSNENFVVPDVSAQDNYIACSITVKAEIVIPIFIDGENIGQIDIDSNTPHPFSEKDERFLEFVCQKVAEIL from the coding sequence ATGACTTTTGAACCCCTAAGAACTCAAGTAAACAGCATTATGAAAAATAGTAAATCTGTAGATGCGCGTTTGTTAGAAATTTGTGAATTACTCGAATCAAATATCCCCTATTACAACTGGGTAGGTTTTTATTTTAAAAATGGCGATAAAAATGAACTCAAATTAGGGCCTTACGTTGGGGAACCTACAGATCATACCATCATTCCTTTTGGAAAAGGCATTTGTGGGCAAGTCGCACTAAGTAATGAGAATTTTGTGGTGCCAGATGTTTCTGCTCAAGATAATTATATTGCCTGTAGTATTACCGTAAAAGCAGAAATTGTAATTCCAATTTTTATTGACGGAGAAAACATAGGTCAAATAGATATCGACTCCAATACGCCTCACCCTTTCTCAGAAAAAGACGAACGGTTTTTAGAGTTTGTTTGTCAGAAAGTTGCCGAAATTTTATAG
- the xrtF gene encoding exosortase family protein XrtF, whose product MKTLLLKYKSVIKFILTFLLVYMVLTILYNLYLDASDGSIYYPDYFTHLVAIQTESLLNSFGYHAVLIPHPDEPSMKLILNGTYLARIIEGCNGVSIIILFLSFIVAFSGAFKTTLFYILSGSVLIYAVNLLRIVILTIGLYHYPEHANLLHNVIFPGIIYGMVFLLWIFWVNRFSKLNKKNA is encoded by the coding sequence TTGAAAACACTTTTATTAAAATATAAGTCTGTTATAAAGTTTATTCTTACTTTTTTGTTGGTGTATATGGTGTTGACCATTCTATACAATCTGTATTTAGATGCATCAGACGGGTCGATATACTATCCAGACTATTTTACGCATTTGGTGGCTATTCAAACGGAGTCCTTGTTGAATTCCTTTGGATACCATGCCGTACTCATTCCGCATCCAGATGAGCCCTCAATGAAGCTTATTTTAAACGGCACCTATCTGGCGCGAATTATTGAAGGTTGCAATGGCGTGAGCATCATCATTCTATTTCTATCTTTTATAGTGGCATTTTCAGGGGCATTTAAAACAACCTTGTTTTACATCCTTTCCGGAAGTGTGTTAATTTATGCTGTTAATTTGTTGCGAATTGTAATTTTAACCATAGGTTTATATCATTATCCAGAACATGCCAACCTGTTACACAATGTTATTTTTCCTGGGATTATTTATGGAATGGTGTTTTTGTTATGGATATTTTGGGTCAATCGTTTTTCTAAATTGAATAAAAAGAATGCATAA